Proteins from one Bufo gargarizans isolate SCDJY-AF-19 chromosome 8, ASM1485885v1, whole genome shotgun sequence genomic window:
- the DRG2 gene encoding developmentally-regulated GTP-binding protein 2, giving the protein MGILEKISEIEKEIARTQKNKATEYHLGLLKAKLAKYRAQLLEPPKSAAGKGDGFDVMKSGDARVALIGFPSVGKSTFLSLMTSTASEAASYEFTTLTCIPGVIEYKGANIQLLDLPGIIEGASQGKGRGRQVIAVARTSDVVIMMLDATKGEVQRCLLEKELESVGIRLNKNKPNIYFKPKKGGGISFNSTVPLTQCSEKLVQLILHEYKMFNAEVLFREDCSPDDFIDVILGNRVYLACLYVYNKIDQISMEEVDRLARQPHSVVISCGMKLNLDYLLETLWEYLALTCIYTKKRGQRPDFSDAIILRKGASVEHVCHRIHRTLTSQFKYALVWGTSTKYSPQRVGLTHNMEHEDVIQIVKK; this is encoded by the exons ATGGGGATCCTGGAGAAAATCTCCGAGATCGAGAAGGAGATCGCCAGGACCCAGAAGAATAAGG CCACTGAGTATCACTTGGGATTGCTGAAGGCCAAACTCGCCAAGTACAGAGCCCAGCTCCTGGAGCCCCCCAAATCAGCAGCCGGTAAGGGCGATGGCTTCGATGTGATGAAATCCGGAGATGCCCGAGTGGCGCTGATCGGGTTCCCCTCTGTGGGTAAG TCCACGTTTTTGAGTCTGATGACCTCCACGGCCAGTGAGGCGGCCTCCTACGAGTTCACGACGCTGACCTGCATCCCTGGCGTGATAGAG TACAAAGGAGCGAATATTCAGCTTCTGGATCTGCCGGGAATCATTGAAGGTGCATCGCAAG GGAAGGGCAGAGGTCGCCAGGTCATCGCTGTCGCTCGGACCTCGGACGTGGTCATCATGATGCTGGATGCCACAAAGGGTGAAGTCCAGAG ATGCTTATTGGAGAAAGAGCTGGAGTCTGTGGGCATCCGGCTGAACAAGAACAAGCCCAATATCTACTTCAAG ccCAAGAAAGGAGGCGGCATCTCCTTCAACTCCACCGTGCCCCTGACCCAGTGCTCCGAGAAGCTGGTGCAGCTCATCCTCCATGAATACA AAATGTTTAACGCAGAGGTTCTGTTCCGGGAGGACTGCAGCCCAGATGACTTCATCGATGTGATTTTGGGGAACCGAGTGTACCTGGCCTGTCTCTAC GTTTATAACAAGATCGATCAGATCTCCATGGAGGAGGTGGACAGACTAGCCCGGCAGCCGCACAGCGTGGTCATCAG TTGTGGGATGAAGCTGAACCTGGACTATTTGCTGGAGACATTATGGGAATATTTGGCACTTACCTGCATCTACACCAAGAAGCGAGGAC AGAGGCCGGATTTTTCAGACGCCATCATCCTCCGGAAAGGCGCTTCTGTGGAGCACGTG TGTCATCGGATTCACAGGACGCTTACCAGTCAGTTTAAATATGCCCTGGTTTGG ggaacgaGCACCAAGTACAGCCCTCAAAGAGTAGGACTGACCCACAACATGGAGCACGAAGACGTCATCCAAATAGtcaagaaataa